From the genome of Bos indicus x Bos taurus breed Angus x Brahman F1 hybrid chromosome 19, Bos_hybrid_MaternalHap_v2.0, whole genome shotgun sequence:
AAAGGAATACAATGTTTTTTTGTTggtggtttatttatttggcggcaccctgcagcatgcaggatcttagttccctgaccagggatcgaacccatgcaccctgcatggaagcacagagccctaaccactggacctccagggaattcccaggcatACACTGTCAttgatgttaatatttttttacatACACAGGGCTTTCACAGAAGTGAAAAGCCAAAGAAGTTAGACTCAGGACCTTACACCGTTTTAACAAAAGGTGATTAAGTTGAGAAGTGACTAGAAAAAAGGAACGGGAATTTGGGTTTCTAGAGCCAATAAACTATGGGAAAGTGACTAGGAGATAACTGGGGAAATTAGTGGCAGACAAGGATTATTTAACAAGGTCTGTTTATGCAGACTCATCTTGGTGACTCTCTGTCTCCAGTGCCAAGAGTTGCTGTCCTCATCACGGAACAGGAGGTGGAGGCCAATCTGTGCCACCTTCACAAAAGGGAACCGACTCCCTGCTTTTAGGCACATAGGGGAGAGCAAAGAGCTTCCCTTACATCTGTTGATTCTCAGTTGCCTTcggctcaaaataatccttataccaaagtggcatattttggaGTGGCATATCCTAGGTGCCTTCACCAGACCATCAGGATTCAGATCCCAGCTCCATCATCTATTATCTGTGCGACCTTAGCAAGTGCCTTAAACTTCCTGTGAAATGAGGATGAGAAGAGTTCTTTTCTCATAGACAGCTGTGtatgctaaggcgcttcagtcgtgtctgactctgtacgaccccatggactatagtccaccaggctcctctatccatgggattctccaggcaagaaaactggagtgggttgccatgcccccctccaggggatcttcccaacccagggatcaaacccgtgtgtcttacctcctgctttggcaggtgggctctttaccactagcactgcctgggaagcctgtagagagcttatgaagattaaatgagttcatacacacaaagtgcttagaatagtacCTTCCAGGGCTCAAAGGCTATACCAGTGTTTCTTGTTTTAATTATCTTTTGGCTTGTAAGTTCACTTCCAAGAATGTACCCACAGCACCAGACACTTGCAGTAATGTGCATTTAAGGATGTTCCTCGCAGAGTTGTTCAGAATAGCCAAAAAACAGGAAACCAAGTAACCGTCCACAAATAGGCATTGAATAAATAGTCTGTACAATGAAATACCAGGCGGTGACTCCTCACAAGATTTGCAGACACGAGAGAGAACAAGCTCCTGGAGCTGCTCAAACATCAGCGAGCACgcgagccacctggggagcttgtGAAGCTGCAGGTTCTGATTCGGGAGGTCTGGGCTTGGCCCGAGGGTTGCTAACAGCCTCTAGGTCCTGTAGGTGCTGCTGGTCCCGGGTCGCTGTTTCGAGCTTCGAGGCCTTGGCACCATCGTCAACGGCAAGCCGTGGGCAGTGAGTAGCTATAGATCGGCGTGCCTGCCTGGGTTGGGAGTGGGAGGTAGGACCCTTCCTAAGCCCTTCCCGGGGACGGTCAGAAGTGGTGTGGTGTGTGTCAAGAGTGTCAGATTTGGCCACGAACAAGTACGCAATAGGGCCAGGAGGCCCGAAAATGTGTTTTCTCATCACTCTGGGGCCCTCCAGGGCCCAGTGGGTGGGGCTATCTGCCTCCCCAGGTCCCCTTCTCCCCAGGAAGCTTCCCTACCAGCCAGTTTCCAGGAACGACCCACCTCCTTTCATCTATATACATCCTAGCCAGCTTCAGCCGCCGGCTCTGCCTATGAGCCCCTGTTCTGTCTTCATCGGCCTCTTTCCCTGGTGGCCAAACTCCAGGAGGGTGTGTAGTTTGGCTTCCCCGGCTTTGGGAGCCTATCTGAGGCACCACAGCACAGTGATTAAGAGCTGGACCTTTGGAAGCAGCTAGACTTGGTGTGAAATCCTAGCTCCTCCCCTGAGTGACTGTGTGCAGGTCACTTTCCCTGTCTCTGTCCTTTCCTCATGTGTAATTGGGGTTGCAACACCTCGAATCTCAGATGGAAGTGGATTGTGTTAGGTTGGGTGTGTGATGCTTATGCCACACCAGGgcaaagaggagcctggtccGTGGAGACGGGTATTCCCAGCATCCTGGCAGCAGTTAGCAGAGAACTGCAGACTGAGCAATGGCTTGAGAAGCATTTTCTAAAAAGACCATTGGAGACCTTGGAGCCCATCTCTTACAAACGAGTTAAGTCACTTCTCTTCAAGTCTAAACCGTGACCTGGAGATGGTGATTCCCACCCACTCAGGGGACATTTTGACTGAGGAACAAATGAGACAGAAGAACCTACAGACTAGAAAATGATCTAAGATGTTATATTGACAAGGTAGGGGgcaggatcggagaaggcaatggcaccccactccagtgctcttgcctggaaaatcccatagacggaggagcctggtaggctgcagtccatggggtcgctaagagtcgggcacgactgagcgacttcactttcactttccactttcatgcattggagaaggaaatggcaacccactccagtgttcttgtctagagaatcccagggatgggggagcctgatgggctgccgtctatggggttgcacagttggacacgactgaagcgacttagcagcagcagcagggggcagGAGGCAAGACACAGACCATGAAAATGTAATCTAAATAGCTACCAACATCTCTGTATGTGAGCCTAACAGGTAGAAAATGCTTAATCTTCCCTAGCACTTCCTACTCACCCAGAAGTCCCCTCAACCCTGCAGGACACAGCATCACTTTGGGATAAGTTATCAACTTAAGCATCCCCTGAGTACCGGCAGTGGGAGTCTGTGGAGCCGGATAACATAAGGCTCCTTAGGAGAAGGTGGGGTTTGGGGTTTTCCACCCTCAGGTCGAGGGGGAGGAGAAGCAGCTAGTTGAGGAGCACAGCTAATGGTGAGGGAGAGGCCAACTGTATTAGTAACAATTTTGTGTCTTCAAACAGCTTCATCACCTCACAGATTCTGTGGGTTGGGAAGCTGGGTTTCGCTCAGCTGGATGCATCTGGTTTCTGGTCTCATAGGCTGTGATCAAGGTGTCACTGGGGCATGGTCACCGCAAGGCTTAATGGGGGTAGAACCTGCTTCTGAGTTCTCTTGCTGGCTGttggcaggagacatggattccttGTCACTGGAGTCTCcccaattgtttttttttccccccaattgtTAACATCTTTCATGGGTTGGTACATGTGTTACAATTGATGAGCCCACGTTGATATGTTGTTATTAACCTAAGTCCACAGTTGAGGAATCGCCCTTGATGTTAGACTGtatatgggtttggacaaatgtataataacatgtaTGTGCCATGGCAGTTTCTATAGCCCttcatccttccttctttccctcccccaaCACATTCTCTTTCTGTAACCTCATCTTGGAAGAGACATTCCACCGCTTTTGCTGTAGTCTAGTCATTAGAGTCAACAGGTCCTTGATGCAGGAGgcgggagtgtgtgtgtgtggtggggaggtgCTGGCTGCAGGAGCACCTAGAGGCAGAGACCACAGAGGCATCCGTGCACCATCCACATCGAAGTCATTACATTCCTTGAACTGCCTTCCTGTAGTCTCCATGGTGGATATTCACAAGGCTCCAGCCACTCCTGGTGTAGAAACCCAGAGGCTACTCATGGTGGGAGTGTCTTAGAGTGAGCTGAGCACGTAAGCACATGCTAGCCACATGACCAGCCTTAAAGGTTGAAACCCACCCCTTCCGTACCACCCAGACCAGGTGCAAATCATAAACCCGATTATTACTAAGCTGTGTTGACCAGCTCATACATTCTGCTCCAGAACAGCTCACAGACCCACCGTTACGCAGCCTTGTTCATCTTGAGTTAATAGATTCCATAGTGTTGGGCAAGGGTCAGTGGTTCTGGAGATAAGTATGCAGTCAATCCAGGTCGTTGAGATTATTGCTATGTAATCCACCTTCATGACCCTTGGTCAaggtctttaaaaaatgaatcattcTTAATCTGGAGGGTAATGAAAAAATCTACTTGGCATCTCTTTAAGGAGTCACTCTATTTTATGTAGGTTTTATATAGATTCTACGGCAGTGTGTTAGTACATGTGTTCATTAGGGTTGTCGCCTCCTGCCATGTCCCCACCACACCCTAGGTCTCTGCAGCAAATACTCCCTTTCcttatgtgttagtcacttagtcgtgtctgactctttgtgaccccatggactgcagcctaccaggctcctctgtccatgggattctccaggcaagaatactggagtggactgccgtttccacaggggattttcctgatcagggatcgaacctgggtctcctgcattgcaggcagattctttaccatctgagctatagggaagtctgGTCCCTTTCCTTGGCCACTGTGATTTGTCCATGATGGACATATGGTATGACCTGTGCCAGGCCAGAGGTCTTCTCTGTGGTTGATATGAACACAGGAGTTCATCTTCGATGAACTATAAGGATGTCAGTGGCCATCTTTGCAACCCTGTTATGTGAACCTGCTTCTGAACATGAAGCTAATCAGGGAGGCAGAGGCAAGatgtggagaaacagacaaattttGATGACACAGCATGACCTtctggatccagccatgcctgaagccaTCTGTAACCAACCCTGGACTGTTGGCCTTACAAGTCAATCACTCCCTTTGGTCTGTAAACCAGTTTTCATTGGTTTTCAAGTTTTATTCCTTGCTACTGGAAAAGTCCTCACTGAAACAGGCTGGGTATCAGAAAGATACTTAAAACTTCTAACCCATTGTGGTTTGAGTTGGAGTCACTTCCATGCTTGTAGGAGCATTAATTCTCATTAATTCTCACCAGCTTCTTCGGTTCATATCTTGAGCACAGACTCCCATTTACTTCCAGGCTACAAGGAGGCACTTTCTTGTTTGGCCTAAAGCCCCCTCCCCTGAATGCTGGACTGTGAGACTCTCAATTCTTTCCTCCTACATTCCCTGTAATTTGTTTTGCGGTTTGTTTGAATTCTATCAGCCAGTCACTGAAGCCATGTTTTTTTTGTGTGAAGGTCACTCTTTGATGAGGTGAGTTCTGTACCATCCCCAGAATAGTCTTTGCAGTGGCTACCCCTTGCAAAGGGGTAGCTTTGTGTGGCTACCCCTTCCTAAAATATCATTGCTCAAAACTCTTTAATATAGAATGGATGCTTCCTAGGGGGCCAGGAACTATGCTGAATGCTTTATGTAATTACTCCATTTGATTCTTACAACACAGAAGTAGGAATTTGCAACCCTGTTTCCGGATGTGGCAACTAAGCCTCAGAGAGATTGAGCAAtttgtctgaggtcacacaggtAGTGCATGGTgcgaaagagaaaaacacagctCTGAGGTCAAAGCCTATCACTTCCCCCACTACCTCAGAACACCTCAGGCAGAAAGGTGACCACaggcccccccaacccccaccccgcaTGGCAGACAGTGCAAAGCGACCATGACTTCCTGAGGCAGCTGTGCCCTCCGTTTCCTCCATGCACTTCCCCCCACCTTGGTGGAGCCAGAGGCACAGGAAATGCCAACTCAGTTGCCCCACCCTCTGCTGTCTTTACCTTGAACCTAGTGCACCGGGCGAGGCCCAAGGCTGGGTCTTAGCACACTTCCATATCCTCCTAACCACGGAGCCGCGCCCGAGCCCTGGGGTCCCCTCTGCTCGACTCCATGGGTGCCCCACAACCCGACAGCATGGGACCAGCCTGGCCTTGGCATAGGGATGGCCCGTGCCAGGCCAGGCTGCTAACCTCATCTCCAGGGGAGGAAGCGCTCTTCTGAAAGCCTCTTCAGTGTATCTTGTAGGGTCTGGTGGCCAAGACATGAAAACCCTGACACTGGACCTTTTAAGGGGCTGCTCTGTCTGCCGGGGGCCTACATACTCGTCTCCAGAACTACACTATGAATCTATTTACTAAGATGAACAAGGCTGCGTGCCCATGGGTCTGTGAGCTATTCTGCAGCAGAATGTATCAGCCAGTCAGCACAGCTCAGAAATAATCGGGTTTATGATTTGCACCTGGCTTGGGTGGTACCGAGGGGGTGGGTTTCAACCTTTAGGGCTGGTCAGGTGGCTAGAATTGTGCCTATGTGCTCGGCTCATACCGCTTTCTCTTAAGTTTTAAATAAGCCTTCTGTGATGTTTTGTGTTGGATTTCGACTTCTTCTGAGTACCCTGCACACCTTTACCTCCTTACGTGAGGCTGGAGCCTCACGTCTACTGTGTCCCTCTCGGGGCCTGCATTGTGCTGACAGGGGTGTCCGGTGCTACCCCAGAGACCACCTCGACCTCTCAGAACCTTCCGGCTGCATCTTTGTGCCAGAGGGCAGTTCCCCCACAGGTGAGACTGGCCTCTAGCCCTCCCTCGTGTGGCAGGCTGGACATGCCCGGAAACCAGTGCCCCTCCGCCAATGCCTCTGGGGAGCACAGCACCCCAGCTCCCTCGCCCTCAGGCCGGGTCATCCTGACGGAGTTTCCCTGTGGGGTCGAGGCCTGGTTGCCTGGCATGGAGCTGGTTTACTAGTCTCCCTGGACTGGCCACTTCCCCTCCCCTGCATCCCCTCCGCTGGTCCCTCCTTCACCTCCCAGATCGTCTACTTGCGGTGGAGTCTTTGTCTGCTTCTGGAAGAACCCAGACTAAGGCAGCACATGGCCTTCACCCAGTATTTGTAGACAAGAAGAACAGTAACTTAGAACAAGTAGTACTGCGGGGCGTTTTGAATGCTCCAGAACTTGGGGGATTAGAGGAGGACCATATTGATGAGAAGCAATATTCCTTTTGAGACTTCGCATAATAACCTCCCATAGAGGATGCTCTGGAACTCCCTTATTCTGAAGGCCACAAAAGGGCGGTGAGTATAtttaactaaaaaagaaaagtctccaGGCTAGTCAGAGCATTTTCCTTGGGCCTCTGAAAATATGCTGTGTGGGGAATTTTACCCATGAAATTAGTTTAAGATTTGGAactgaggaacttccctggtggctcagactgtaaagaatttgcctgcaatgcaggagacccaggtttgatccctgggttgggaagatcccctggaggaggatatggcaacccacttccgtattcttacctggagaatcccatggacagaggagcctgacgggctacagttcataaggtcacaaagagtaggacaggactgagcgactaacactagaattgagggacttccctggcggtccagtggataagaatccgccttccagtgcaagggacctgggtttgattcctggttggggaactaagattgccCAGGCTCGGCAGGGGGAAACTAAGCCCAGgagtcacaactagagaggagcctgaGCACCAAATGAAAGATCCgagtgccataactaagacccaatggcagccaaataaatattttttaaaaatagatttagaaTTGATACTATCTACCCACTTTGTCCTTTTTTTTGTGGGTGGAGGAGACTATAGATAGCTAACTGTGATGGGAAATTAAATAACAAAGTGATGCCAGCTTATTTGAGAAAAAAAGGACATTCGGAAGAGAATTTTGTTCATTGACCTGCTTAACACTCTTAAGGAGCTGTGGCTTTCCTGGGCCATTGAAAGACATCTTGGTAGAAGGCGAACTGAGCTCATCAACCCACCAGACACCTGCTTCCTTCAGAGATAAGtctgatttccttttatttatgtatagaCATAGTTCTAACACATAGACTGGTGGGAAGGATAAATCATAAGCTTGTCCGGGTCATGGGTGGGCTTTGGCTCCAGCAGAGCAGCAGGGAAGTCGGAGCGGAGGAGCTTCGGGATAAGATTTCCTTCTCCCATCCAAGTATTAACCAGGCCCTACCCCACTTGACTTCCGAGATCAGATGAGACTGGGCacattcagggtggtatggccgtagacaTGAGGTTTCCTTCTGAGCAGTGGCTGGGGCCCTCGGCCGTCAGCTGCCCGCTGCTGCCACTGTCCTGATCCGAGAGGTAGGCTGGGTCCTCAGGGGTCTCCGAGGCACCGGGGTCAGAGTGGAAGCCCTTCAGGGCCCAAATTCGGTACCGCTTCCTCCGGTTCAGCTTGTAAATGCGAATCCTTTCCTTCTCGGCCTCTGGATCGGCGAGAATGCCATCCCAGCGCAGACTTTCATTGACCCGGTTGGAAAGGGTCTCTTCTATTTCAACAAAGCGGGGGAGACTTACAGTGGTGGAGTAGGAGAAGAGCTTGCTTTCATCCCTGTTCTGTCTGTGCTCTGGCCCCGGGCCGTGATCTTTACTGGGACCTAATATGTCATGGAAGGTTGGAGACAGCTGCTGAGTCTTCATGCCTTGACTCTGATGTTTATCTGCTGAGCAGATAGGCAGCGTTAGCCTCTGTGATACTTGCCCTGAGCCCGCTCAAGGGTGATGCCCAAACCACCAAAGATGAAATGAGAGGGCACTGGAGGCCCCTCCTTACCTAGGGCTCAGGTGGGCAAGCCCACCAGCCCCATACATACCCACTGCCTATAGGCTTTGGGTTGTCAtgttggggagggaggaaccatttactgagcacatactaTGAGCCAGGTCCCCTTGTGGAAAGGCTATCTGCCCTgttttccaggtgaggaaacagacgCCAAAAGCCTCCGTCACTTTCCAGTGTCACATAGCAGGTGGCAGAGCTTGGACCTGAACGCGGGCCTGACTCCCAGCGCCGGGTTCTTTCCACACAGATCCCCAACTCACCTCTGCATTGCTCGCCAAGGTACTGCCCAGTTCTGGGAGCCTGTGACTTACCCCTAGTCTAGACACTTTTATGACGGAAGAAATGGAGAACAACAGAAAAACTTCCTAAATCTGACTATGGAAAGCATTCTGCCAAGCCAGGAAATACTTCTGCTGGTGGCGTATATGattcttttgaaatattaatagcaCTTCTGAATTACATAATGTGCATATAAAATACTACATGTTGTGATTCTTTCTTCAGCTCATCCTATTTTggggggagacagagaggaatctccctccccccaccaaaagaagaaagagagaaaaggagagaagggagaaagaaaatccTCTCTTGGCATTCCTATGCCTTCCACTTCCCCAAAACTATTTGGTGTCCCCTGCTGACAGTAAGAGGTACATGCCACTGTAATTTTTAGAGTCAGAAGCTAAGCtgaaaaagataataaatttccTAATCTGTTTGGCAGGTACACCTGGAGCTTATTGACTTAAACTCCAGAATTGTTTTCTTGCCTCTTTATGATGATTCCACCCGGAGAAGTAATTGTAATCCGCCCATCCCCCACTTCTCCAAACTACAAGGGAAGGCTGCTACATCTTGGCCTCCAGCTTGCCCGGGGAGTCAGCTTTGCACAAAGGCCAGGGCCCAGAGACTTGAACCCAGGACTAACTACGCTAGAGGTAAGGGGCACTGATCCACATCCCTGATAGCAAGAGCCCCCACAGTGGACCACACACAACTGACAAAAGAGATTTACAGCACCCATGGACAGGCGCATTCCACATCACGTTGCACTCTTTCCACAAATGAGCGCTCAGGACCTTTGTGGAGTCCCTAGGGAGTTCTCTGAGCGAAGCATGGTAAGCCTGTGGGCTCTGTGGGTTTGCGGCCGCTGTTGGCGGGTGTGTTTCTGTGATGTGTCCACAGGGAAACCAGAAGCGAGAATCCCATGCGTATAGTTGTATGTGTCTGGGGGTAGGAGGGGTCTAGGCAGGTGAGTGTGCAGCCTGTGAGTGTGTGCCTGCTGGCTGTCTATGCTTTAGTGATTATACTAAAGTCATTATACTTTAGTGATTATTTGGTGATTATACTGATAGAAGGGGGTGTTGTTGAGGGTGCTGAGGATGATAAAAAGTGTGTAGCAATGCCTGGTGTGATGGTGTTTGTGTGCAGTCAAAGGTTGGCCTTGGCAGGTGAGAGAAGTGGAAGGGCGGTCTGTACAGGGAGTGTACCCTGTATTATATGCACTTCCTGGGTAtctctggaggagggtgtggcaacccgctccagtgttcttgcctggagaatccccatggacagaggagcctggagggctacagtccatcaggtctcagaggcggacacgaccaagccactgagcacacacagcacccaGAGGCAGGAGCCCCTAACGAATGAGGCTGGAAGGCAAGAGCCTGTGTTTCCATGTGCGCCTGAGACAATAGGTCACAGTGCCTCACTACCTGTGGGTGGGGAAAGTCTGTGGATGAGGATAAAGGCATCGCTGTAGGAGAGCTTGAGGGTTTTGTGGGGAAGGTAAGGATGATCAGGATTTTGAGTTTGGACTGAGGGATTAGAAAGATGAGTGTCTGTATAAAACTAGGAGTCACTGTGGGGCTGGGAGGCTCTGTGGGGGTGTTTCTGTGTGGGGTTGAAGGTCTCCATAGGTGTTGAGAACTCTCGACGCAGGATTTGGGGTCTCTGTGGACGTGGCTGGTCTCTATGGGAAAGGCTGGCGCCTCATCGTGCGGGGAGCCAGAGGACCTCTGATTAGTACCGACGAGTTTCTGTCTCTGGGCTGAACTGGTCCTCGAGTAGATGGGGTtctcaggggtggggtgggtgtcCTCGGAGAATTTCAGGTGTGGGAGCTGAGGCTGCCGCGCTAGCTGCTCCTCTTACCGTCCCCCTTGCCCGacctctttgtctttttcttcttttttttcttcttcatcttccgTTTG
Proteins encoded in this window:
- the C19H17orf97 gene encoding protein LIAT1 → MDGGCGARASEDGEDEEEREGCMAASQGSRLPPIAGCTSELTKRKMKKKKKKKKTKRSGKGDDKHQSQGMKTQQLSPTFHDILGPSKDHGPGPEHRQNRDESKLFSYSTTVSLPRFVEIEETLSNRVNESLRWDGILADPEAEKERIRIYKLNRRKRYRIWALKGFHSDPGASETPEDPAYLSDQDSGSSGQLTAEGPSHCSEGNLMSTAIPP